Proteins encoded by one window of Rhodamnia argentea isolate NSW1041297 chromosome 6, ASM2092103v1, whole genome shotgun sequence:
- the LOC115745605 gene encoding pentatricopeptide repeat-containing protein At3g47530 isoform X1 translates to MKLVTASAVSQRSLLASLNSNLSVSLSSSSSSSSSSSSLASVLSTVLNAEHMRPANPVSCSQGASEQLISLIKSCAHESHLLQIHAHILRTRSLEDPTISLRFLSRVSLSPFGRVSYARRFFSQIKNPSLAEFNTMIRAYSGSDSPEEGLYLYREMRRLGERTNSLTSSFCIKSCTKMASLTGGLQIHGRIVRDGHQSDSLLLTALMDFYSICCKSEQACAVFDEMPERDTVAWNVLISCYLRNCRTRDVLAVFDAMIGGECGCQPDDVTCLHVLQACTSLNALEFGGRVHEYIQERGYGDAVKLCNSLITMYSRCGSMDKAFMVFKGMRVKNVVSWSALISGLAMNGKGREAIEAYLAMLRANVVPDDQTFTGVLSACSHSGLVEEGMLFFEEMSKDFQRMPNVHHYGCMVDLLGRAGLLDQAYELIMSMSSKPDSTIWRTLLGACRIHRHVALGERVVWHLTELKAQEAGDYVLLLNTYSSVGDWERVTEVRKFMKDNGIQTTPGCTTITLNGIVHEFTVDDVSHPRQNEIYTMLDEIGSQLKIAGYVPEISSELHNLSSEEKGYRLSNHSEKLAIAFGILATPPGTTIRLANNLRICVDCHNFAKVLSSVYDRMVIIRDRSRLHHFQGGHCSCNDYW, encoded by the coding sequence ATGAAGCTGGTCACAGCCTCCGCCGTTTCGCAACGATCACTTCTCGCATCCCTCAATTccaatctctctgtctctctttcctcttcttcttcttcttcttcttcttcttcatcactaGCTTCAGTATTATCGACAGTCCTCAATGCTGAACACATGCGCCCAGCGAATCCCGTTTCATGCTCTCAAGGCGCGAGCGAGCAATTGATTTCTCTGATCAAGTCGTGTGCCCATGAGTCCCATTTGCTCCAAATCCACGCCCACATCCTCCGTACTCGCTCCCTCGAAGACCCCACCATTTCCCTCCGCTTCTTGTCCCGCGTCTCGCTCTCGCCGTTCGGTCGCGTCTCCTACGCCCGCCGTTTCTTCTCTCAGATCAAGAACCCGTCTCTCGCCGAGTTCAACACCATGATTCGAGCTTATTCCGGGAGTGATTCGCCCGAGGAAGGGCTTTACTTGTACAGAGAGATGAGGCGGCTCGGTGAGAGGACTAATTCGTTGacatcttctttttgtattaaATCGTGTACAAAGATGGCGTCTTTGACGGGTGGCTTGCAGATTCACGGAAGGATTGTGAGAGACGGGCATCAATCCGACAGCCTTTTACTCACTGCTTTGATGGATTTCTACTCGATTTGCTGTAAGAGCGAGCAAGCCTGTGCGGTATTTGACGAAATGCCTGAGAGGGACACTGTTGCTTGGAACGTGTTGATTTCATGTTACTTACGCAATTGCCGAACACGTGATGTGTTAGCGGTGTTTGATGCTATGATTGGTGGAGAGTGCGGATGCCAACCAGATGATGTTACTTGCTTGCATGTCCTTCAGGCTTGCACTAGTTTAAATGCGCTGGAATTCGGTGGAAGGGTCCATGAGTATATTCAAGAAAGAGGCTACGGTGATGCTGTCAAGCTTTGTAACTCTCTAATTACAATGTATTCAAGGTGTGGATCCATGGATAAGGCTTTCATGGTTTTCAAGGGAATGCGAGTTAAGAATGTGGTTTCTTGGAGTGCTTTGATTTCTGGTTTAGCCATGAATGGGAAGGGAAGAGAAGCAATTGAAGCATATCTTGCAATGCTGAGAGCAAATGTTGTTCCTGATGATCAAACGTTCACTGGAGTCCTTTCTGCTTGCAGTCATAGTGGATTGGTTGAAGAAGGAATGTTGTTCTTCGAGGAAATGAGCAAAGATTTCCAAAGAATGCCGAATGTCCATCACTATGGATGTATGGTTGATTTATTGGGTCGAGCTGGCTTGCTTGATCAGGCCTATGAACTAATAATGTCGATGTCTAGCAAGCCTGATTCAACGATATGGAGGACCTTACTTGGGGCTTGCAGGATTCATCGCCACGTCGCCCTTGGAGAACGTGTAGTATGGCATTTAACTGAACTCAAGGCTCAAGAAGCAGGGGATTATGTTCTGTTACTGAACACTTATTCTTCTGTTGGTGACTGGGAAAGGGTGACAGAAGtgagaaagttcatgaaagACAATGGGATTCAGACAACCCCCGGATGTACAACAATCACGTTGAACGGAATTGTGCATGAATTCACTGTGGATGATGTGTCGCACCCGCGGCAAAATGAAATCTATACTATGTTAGATGAGATTGGGAGTCAGCTGAAGATTGCTGGCTATGTCCCTGAAATATCATCTGAGCTGCATAATCTTAGCTCCGAAGAGAAGGGTTATAGGCTTTCTAATCACAGTGAGAAATTAGCTATTGCTTTCGGCATCCTTGCAACTCCACCCGGCACAACTATTCGATTAGCTAACAATCTCAGGATCTGTGTGGATTGCCACAACTTTGCCAAGGTCCTTTCAAGTGTTTATGACAGGATGGTAATAATCAGGGATCGTTCTAGGCTTCATCACTTTCAAGGAGGACATTGCTCCTGCAATGACTATTGGTAG
- the LOC115745605 gene encoding pentatricopeptide repeat-containing protein At3g47530 isoform X2: MRPANPVSCSQGASEQLISLIKSCAHESHLLQIHAHILRTRSLEDPTISLRFLSRVSLSPFGRVSYARRFFSQIKNPSLAEFNTMIRAYSGSDSPEEGLYLYREMRRLGERTNSLTSSFCIKSCTKMASLTGGLQIHGRIVRDGHQSDSLLLTALMDFYSICCKSEQACAVFDEMPERDTVAWNVLISCYLRNCRTRDVLAVFDAMIGGECGCQPDDVTCLHVLQACTSLNALEFGGRVHEYIQERGYGDAVKLCNSLITMYSRCGSMDKAFMVFKGMRVKNVVSWSALISGLAMNGKGREAIEAYLAMLRANVVPDDQTFTGVLSACSHSGLVEEGMLFFEEMSKDFQRMPNVHHYGCMVDLLGRAGLLDQAYELIMSMSSKPDSTIWRTLLGACRIHRHVALGERVVWHLTELKAQEAGDYVLLLNTYSSVGDWERVTEVRKFMKDNGIQTTPGCTTITLNGIVHEFTVDDVSHPRQNEIYTMLDEIGSQLKIAGYVPEISSELHNLSSEEKGYRLSNHSEKLAIAFGILATPPGTTIRLANNLRICVDCHNFAKVLSSVYDRMVIIRDRSRLHHFQGGHCSCNDYW, encoded by the coding sequence ATGCGCCCAGCGAATCCCGTTTCATGCTCTCAAGGCGCGAGCGAGCAATTGATTTCTCTGATCAAGTCGTGTGCCCATGAGTCCCATTTGCTCCAAATCCACGCCCACATCCTCCGTACTCGCTCCCTCGAAGACCCCACCATTTCCCTCCGCTTCTTGTCCCGCGTCTCGCTCTCGCCGTTCGGTCGCGTCTCCTACGCCCGCCGTTTCTTCTCTCAGATCAAGAACCCGTCTCTCGCCGAGTTCAACACCATGATTCGAGCTTATTCCGGGAGTGATTCGCCCGAGGAAGGGCTTTACTTGTACAGAGAGATGAGGCGGCTCGGTGAGAGGACTAATTCGTTGacatcttctttttgtattaaATCGTGTACAAAGATGGCGTCTTTGACGGGTGGCTTGCAGATTCACGGAAGGATTGTGAGAGACGGGCATCAATCCGACAGCCTTTTACTCACTGCTTTGATGGATTTCTACTCGATTTGCTGTAAGAGCGAGCAAGCCTGTGCGGTATTTGACGAAATGCCTGAGAGGGACACTGTTGCTTGGAACGTGTTGATTTCATGTTACTTACGCAATTGCCGAACACGTGATGTGTTAGCGGTGTTTGATGCTATGATTGGTGGAGAGTGCGGATGCCAACCAGATGATGTTACTTGCTTGCATGTCCTTCAGGCTTGCACTAGTTTAAATGCGCTGGAATTCGGTGGAAGGGTCCATGAGTATATTCAAGAAAGAGGCTACGGTGATGCTGTCAAGCTTTGTAACTCTCTAATTACAATGTATTCAAGGTGTGGATCCATGGATAAGGCTTTCATGGTTTTCAAGGGAATGCGAGTTAAGAATGTGGTTTCTTGGAGTGCTTTGATTTCTGGTTTAGCCATGAATGGGAAGGGAAGAGAAGCAATTGAAGCATATCTTGCAATGCTGAGAGCAAATGTTGTTCCTGATGATCAAACGTTCACTGGAGTCCTTTCTGCTTGCAGTCATAGTGGATTGGTTGAAGAAGGAATGTTGTTCTTCGAGGAAATGAGCAAAGATTTCCAAAGAATGCCGAATGTCCATCACTATGGATGTATGGTTGATTTATTGGGTCGAGCTGGCTTGCTTGATCAGGCCTATGAACTAATAATGTCGATGTCTAGCAAGCCTGATTCAACGATATGGAGGACCTTACTTGGGGCTTGCAGGATTCATCGCCACGTCGCCCTTGGAGAACGTGTAGTATGGCATTTAACTGAACTCAAGGCTCAAGAAGCAGGGGATTATGTTCTGTTACTGAACACTTATTCTTCTGTTGGTGACTGGGAAAGGGTGACAGAAGtgagaaagttcatgaaagACAATGGGATTCAGACAACCCCCGGATGTACAACAATCACGTTGAACGGAATTGTGCATGAATTCACTGTGGATGATGTGTCGCACCCGCGGCAAAATGAAATCTATACTATGTTAGATGAGATTGGGAGTCAGCTGAAGATTGCTGGCTATGTCCCTGAAATATCATCTGAGCTGCATAATCTTAGCTCCGAAGAGAAGGGTTATAGGCTTTCTAATCACAGTGAGAAATTAGCTATTGCTTTCGGCATCCTTGCAACTCCACCCGGCACAACTATTCGATTAGCTAACAATCTCAGGATCTGTGTGGATTGCCACAACTTTGCCAAGGTCCTTTCAAGTGTTTATGACAGGATGGTAATAATCAGGGATCGTTCTAGGCTTCATCACTTTCAAGGAGGACATTGCTCCTGCAATGACTATTGGTAG
- the LOC115741097 gene encoding protein NLP1-like: MASHRRRQVVKLEPPRSEYDFIAEDEDPLFFSNDHLPSLGICESGRGHISSVEWQYYLSIHGSFPMSATSFPDDTWYSTLDIVEHRNASVAEDNVVSFGDANRLLEEFKEMNGCFETGIKAAVGTDGDLASLLDNMIVGNGTSGLSAEREGEATETRTSIKMLSREDISKYFYMPITQAAKELNVGLTLLKKRCREVGIRRWPHRKLASLQTLIKNVQELGRGEDERRLREAIELLERERKLMEEAPELKLEDKTKRLRQACFKANYKRRKLVPRTSS; this comes from the exons ATGGCCAGTCATCGCCGCCGCCAGGTGGTGAAGCTCGAGCCGCCGCGCTCGGAATACGACTTCATCGCAGAAGATGAAGACCCTTTGTTCTTCTCGAACGATCACTTGCCTTCGCTTGGAATCTG TGAAAGTGGAAGAGGGCATATTTCTTCGGTCGAGTGGCAGTATTATTTGTCGATTCATGGGTCTTTTCCGATGTCGGCGACGTCGTTTCCAGACGATACTTGGTACTCCACTTTAGACATTGTTGAGCACAGGAATGCTAGTGTCGCCGAAG ACAATGTTGTTAGCTTCGGCGATGCGAACCGGTTATTAGAAGAATTTAAGGAAATGAACGGTTGCTTCGAGACAGGAATAAAGGCAGCGGTGGGTACCGATGGAGATCTAGCAAGCTTGCTTGATAATATGATTGTGGGTAATGGAACGTCAGGGTTAAGTGCGGAACGGGAAGGTGAAGCAACAGAAACTAGGACCAGCATCAAAATGCTGTCTCGCGAAGACATCTCCAAGTACTTCTACATGCCGATCACGCAAGCAGCCAAGGAGCTCAACGTCGGGCTGACCCTCTTGAAGAAGAGGTGTCGGGAAGTTGGGATCCGCCGGTGGCCCCACCGGAAGCTCGCGAGCCTCCAAACCCTAATCAAGAACGTCCAG GAACTGGGGAGGGGCGAGGATGAGAGGAGGCTGCGAGAGGCGATAGAGttgctggagagagagaggaagttgaTGGAGGAAGCGCCGGAGCTGAAGCTGGAGGACAAGACCAAGAGGCTTAGGCAGGCGTGCTTCAAGGCCAACTACAAGAGGAGGAAGCTTGTCCCAAGAACATCATCCTGA
- the LOC115740598 gene encoding protein EMBRYO DEFECTIVE 514 — protein sequence MAEEVAPELAEANPPAAEDMDLVPEEPDPKEDQTAPDGAEDGESNAKRQREEGEEGAEDDDGVAKKQKVEEKSVEEERLEKGSGLAKVGPKEFGSSVEMFDYFFKFLHFWPANVNVNKYEYMTLLELIKKGHLEPDKKIGVGIKAFQVRFHPTFKSKCFFLIREDDSVDDFSFRKCVDHIIPLPEEMKAKDGVSRALGGGKGRGGRGGGGRGGRGRGRGGKAKH from the exons ATGGCAGAGGAGGTAGCGCCGGAGCTCGCCGAGGCGAACCCACCAGCCGCCGAGGACATGGACCTCGTGCCCGAAGAGCCCGATCCGAAAGAGGACCAGACCGCGCCCGACGGGGCCGAAGACGGCGAGTCCAACGCGAAGCGCCAGAGAGAAGAAGGGGAGGAAGGCGCGGAGGACGACGACGGCGTCGCGAAGAAGCAGAAGGTGGAGGAGAAGTCCGTCGAGGAGGAGCGTCTGGAGAAGGGTTCGGGTCTGGCCAAGGTCGGGCCCAAGGAGTTCGGGTCGTCCGTGGAGATGTTCGACTACTTCTTCAAGTTCCTTCATTTCTGGCCTGCCAACGTCAATGTCAATAAG TACGAGTACATGACGTTGCTGGAGTTGATTAAGAAGGGGCATTTGGAGCCGGATAAAAAAATAGGTGTGGGGATCAAGGCTTTTCAAGTCCGATTTCATCCTACATTCAAAAGCAAGTGCTTCTTCCTCATAAGGGAAGATGACTCCGTGGATGATTTCAGCTTCAGGAAGTGCGTAGACCACATAATCCCGTTGCCAGAGGAAATGAAAGCTAAGGATGGCGTCAGCAGGGCGTTAGGTGGCGGCAAAGGACGTGGAGGGAGAGGAGGTGGTGGACGAGGCGGCCGCGGTCGTGGAAGGGGCGGGAAAGCAAAACATTGA
- the LOC115740586 gene encoding uncharacterized protein LOC115740586 isoform X1: protein MFLTGRAEELTSPAPTGRSIIARPKLRSLLLLPLRPPPPPLLSFVEVRLFKARTRPETGVSQPVSGNFFIVGMSDHLVLCVDHFTTPERSQSLERADSAKPAGEGSSSHTADPATCAIEAEDIRVINTCEEEEPLIQTVECRICQEEDSIKNLETPCACSGSLKYAHRKCVQRWCNEKGDVICEICHQAYEPGYTAPPAPPNLEDATIDISEVWRLPGAPLDLRDPRILAMAAAERHFLEADYDEYADTNASGAAFCRSAALILMALLLLRHALYLTNGDDEDDASAFFSLFLLRAAGFLLPCYIMAWAISILQRRRQRQEAAALAASEVAFMLQAGQHPGLQITIEPGPSVVPRQEPVQS from the exons ATGTTTTTAACCGGACGTGCCGAGGAATTAACGTCACCAGCACCCACTGGCCGCTCCATCATTGCGCGTCCAAAACTacgctctcttcttcttcttcctcttcgtcctcctcctcctcctcttctctcgtTCGTTGAAGTCCGTCTCTTCAAAGCTCGAACCCGACCCGAAACCGGCGTCTCCCAGCCCGTTTCAG GAAATTTCTTCATAGTCGGTATGAGCGATCATCTTGTCCTCTGCGTGGATCACTTCACAACACCCGAGAGATCGCAATCTCTCGAAAGGGCTGATTCTGCGAAGCCTGCTGGAGAGGGTTCATCTTCTCACACTGCTGATCCGGCAACCTGTGCTATTGAAGCTGAGGATATACGAGTCATTAACACATGTGAGGAAGAAGAACCTCTCATTCAGACTGTTGAATGTCGCATTTGCCAGGAGGAGGATAGCATTAAGAATTTGGAGACTCCTTGTGCTTGCAGCGGCAGTTTGAAG TATGCTCACAGGAAATGTGTTCAGCGGTGGTGTAATGAGAAAGGAGATGTAATTTGTGAGATATGCCATCAG GCTTATGAGCCTGGCTATACAGCCCCACCAGCTCCCCCGAACTTAGAAGATGCTACAATTGATATAAG TGAGGTTTGGAGGCTGCCTGGTGCTCCTCTAGATTTGCGCGATCCTCGTATTTTGGCAATGGCAGCTGCAGAACGCCATTTTCTGGAGGCCGATTATGATGAATACGCTGACACCAATGCAAGTGGAGCTGCATTTTGCCGCTCTGCGGCTCTTATT CTGATGGCTCTTTTACTCTTAAGGCATGCCTTATACCTCACCAATGGtgacgatgaagatgatgcaTCTGCATTTTTCTCT CTGTTCTTGCTTCGAGCTGctggctttcttcttccttgctaCATTATGGCTTGGGCAATAAGTATCTTGCAGCGTCGAAGACAAAGACAG GAAGCTGCGGCACTTGCAGCAAGTGAAGTTGCATTCATGCTGCAGGCAGGACAACATCCTGGTTTGCAGATCACAATAGAACCAGGACCTTCAGTGGTTCCTCGTCAGGAGCCAGTCCAATCATAG
- the LOC115740586 gene encoding uncharacterized protein LOC115740586 isoform X2, with product MFLTGRAEELTSPAPTGRSIIARPKLRSLLLLPLRPPPPPLLSFVEVRLFKARTRPETGVSQPVSVGMSDHLVLCVDHFTTPERSQSLERADSAKPAGEGSSSHTADPATCAIEAEDIRVINTCEEEEPLIQTVECRICQEEDSIKNLETPCACSGSLKYAHRKCVQRWCNEKGDVICEICHQAYEPGYTAPPAPPNLEDATIDISEVWRLPGAPLDLRDPRILAMAAAERHFLEADYDEYADTNASGAAFCRSAALILMALLLLRHALYLTNGDDEDDASAFFSLFLLRAAGFLLPCYIMAWAISILQRRRQRQEAAALAASEVAFMLQAGQHPGLQITIEPGPSVVPRQEPVQS from the exons ATGTTTTTAACCGGACGTGCCGAGGAATTAACGTCACCAGCACCCACTGGCCGCTCCATCATTGCGCGTCCAAAACTacgctctcttcttcttcttcctcttcgtcctcctcctcctcctcttctctcgtTCGTTGAAGTCCGTCTCTTCAAAGCTCGAACCCGACCCGAAACCGGCGTCTCCCAGCCCGTTTCAG TCGGTATGAGCGATCATCTTGTCCTCTGCGTGGATCACTTCACAACACCCGAGAGATCGCAATCTCTCGAAAGGGCTGATTCTGCGAAGCCTGCTGGAGAGGGTTCATCTTCTCACACTGCTGATCCGGCAACCTGTGCTATTGAAGCTGAGGATATACGAGTCATTAACACATGTGAGGAAGAAGAACCTCTCATTCAGACTGTTGAATGTCGCATTTGCCAGGAGGAGGATAGCATTAAGAATTTGGAGACTCCTTGTGCTTGCAGCGGCAGTTTGAAG TATGCTCACAGGAAATGTGTTCAGCGGTGGTGTAATGAGAAAGGAGATGTAATTTGTGAGATATGCCATCAG GCTTATGAGCCTGGCTATACAGCCCCACCAGCTCCCCCGAACTTAGAAGATGCTACAATTGATATAAG TGAGGTTTGGAGGCTGCCTGGTGCTCCTCTAGATTTGCGCGATCCTCGTATTTTGGCAATGGCAGCTGCAGAACGCCATTTTCTGGAGGCCGATTATGATGAATACGCTGACACCAATGCAAGTGGAGCTGCATTTTGCCGCTCTGCGGCTCTTATT CTGATGGCTCTTTTACTCTTAAGGCATGCCTTATACCTCACCAATGGtgacgatgaagatgatgcaTCTGCATTTTTCTCT CTGTTCTTGCTTCGAGCTGctggctttcttcttccttgctaCATTATGGCTTGGGCAATAAGTATCTTGCAGCGTCGAAGACAAAGACAG GAAGCTGCGGCACTTGCAGCAAGTGAAGTTGCATTCATGCTGCAGGCAGGACAACATCCTGGTTTGCAGATCACAATAGAACCAGGACCTTCAGTGGTTCCTCGTCAGGAGCCAGTCCAATCATAG
- the LOC115740575 gene encoding probable arabinosyltransferase ARAD1 isoform X2 → MSEKSVLPSRLLFYIITTSMFLLTLSSLFLLEFSSTSIISSKVLKLILVNNTSVHLKPSAKNEQDEVSSLSSVTSQIEHKVPLEGQGEGFSLLDDGGNFISQKKQRKVACNPDQVLLRVFMYDLPPDFHFGLLGWKGKPGETWPNVKNPAQIPPYPGGLNLQHSIEYWLTLDLLSSEIPDIDRPCTAIRVNNSSLADIIFVPFFSSLSYNRHSKLHGKDKISVNRMLQSKLVQYLTGRDEWKQMGGKDHIIVAHHPNSMLDARKELGSAMFVLADFGRYPAEIANLEKDIIAPYKHVVRTIRGDASAPFSKRPILAYFQGAVYRKDGGVIRQELYYLLKDEKGVHFAFGNVQRNGIRKAGQGMASSKFCLNIAEFCLFVHASDAVKKGYLLNLLHGIKEDKWTKMWERLKEVAQHFEFQYPSQPGDAVDMIWQAVSRKISSGQIKFHRENRYRRSQLFKGN, encoded by the exons ATGTCGGAGAAAAGCGTGCTCCCTTCAAGGCTCCTTTTCTATATAATAACCACTTCCATGTTCCTCTTGACCCTCTCTTCTCTATTCCTCCTAGAATTCAGTAGTACCTCGATCATATCTAGCAAAGTCTTGAAGCTGATTCTTGTTAATAATACATCAGTTCATTTGAAACCCAGTGCGAAAAATGAACAGGATGaggtttcttccctttcatctgtGACTTCACAAATTGAGCATAAAGTTCCTCTAGAAGGACAAGGAGAGGGTTTTAGTTTACTGGACGATGGAGGAAATTTTATCtctcaaaagaagcaaagaaaagtGGCCTGCAATCCCGATCAGGTTCTGTTGAGAGTTTTCATGTATGACTTGCCTCCTGATTTTCATTTTGGATTGCTGGGATGGAAGGGGAAACCCGGTGAAACTTGGCCAAATGTAAAAAATCCAGCTCAAATCCCACCTTATCCTGGTGGCTTAAATTTACAGCATAGTATAGAGTATTGGCTCACTCTTGATCTTCTATCCTCGGAAATCCCGGACATCGATAGACCATGCACTGCTATTAGAGTCAATAATTCAAGTCTAGCAGACATAATCTTTGTGcccttcttctcatctctcagTTACAACCGCCATTCTAAGCTTCATGGAAAGGATAAAATTAGTGTCAACAGAATGTTACAGAGTAAACTAGTACAGTATCTAACTGGTCGGGATGAATGGAAGCAGATGGGTGGGAAGGATCATATCATTGTGGCCCACCATCCAAATAGCATGTTGGATGCGAGAAAGGAATTGGGTTCTGCAATGTTTGTGCTTGCCGATTTTGGTAGATACCCAGCAGAAATAGCTAACCTTGAGAAAGATATAATTGCTCCATACAAGCATGTTGTGAGAACCATAAGGGGCGATGCATCTGCTCCATTCAGTAAGCGCCCTATACTGGCATATTTTCAAGGAGCGGTATACCGAAAAGAT GGAGGTGTGATTCGTCAAGAATTGTATTACCTTCTCAAAGATGAGAAGGGCGTGCATTTTGCATTTGGAAATGTTCAAAGGAATGGGATCCGCAAGGCGGGCCAAGGAATGGCTTCATCGAAATTCTGCTTGAATATTG CGGAGTTCTGCTTATTTGTCCATGCATCTGATGCTGTAAAGAAAGGTTACTTGCTAAATCTTCTTCATGGAATAAAAGAGGACAAATGGACCAAGATGTGGGAGAGACTGAAAGAAGTTGCACAACATTTTGAATTCCAATATCCATCCCAACCCGGTGATGCGGTAGATATGATTTGGCAAGCAGTCTCCAGGAAGATATCGTCAGGGCAGATCAAATTTCACAGAGAGAATAGATACCGCAGATCGCAACTGTTTAAGGGTAATTGA
- the LOC115740575 gene encoding probable arabinosyltransferase ARAD1 isoform X1: MSEKSVLPSRLLFYIITTSMFLLTLSSLFLLEFSSTSIISSKVLKLILVNNTSVHLKPSAKNEQDEVSSLSSVTSQIEHKVPLEGQGEGFSLLDDGGNFISQKKQRKVACNPDQVLLRVFMYDLPPDFHFGLLGWKGKPGETWPNVKNPAQIPPYPGGLNLQHSIEYWLTLDLLSSEIPDIDRPCTAIRVNNSSLADIIFVPFFSSLSYNRHSKLHGKDKISVNRMLQSKLVQYLTGRDEWKQMGGKDHIIVAHHPNSMLDARKELGSAMFVLADFGRYPAEIANLEKDIIAPYKHVVRTIRGDASAPFSKRPILAYFQGAVYRKDGGVIRQELYYLLKDEKGVHFAFGNVQRNGIRKAGQGMASSKFCLNIAGDTPSSNRLFDAIVNHCVPVIISDEIELPFEDVLDYSEFCLFVHASDAVKKGYLLNLLHGIKEDKWTKMWERLKEVAQHFEFQYPSQPGDAVDMIWQAVSRKISSGQIKFHRENRYRRSQLFKGN; encoded by the exons ATGTCGGAGAAAAGCGTGCTCCCTTCAAGGCTCCTTTTCTATATAATAACCACTTCCATGTTCCTCTTGACCCTCTCTTCTCTATTCCTCCTAGAATTCAGTAGTACCTCGATCATATCTAGCAAAGTCTTGAAGCTGATTCTTGTTAATAATACATCAGTTCATTTGAAACCCAGTGCGAAAAATGAACAGGATGaggtttcttccctttcatctgtGACTTCACAAATTGAGCATAAAGTTCCTCTAGAAGGACAAGGAGAGGGTTTTAGTTTACTGGACGATGGAGGAAATTTTATCtctcaaaagaagcaaagaaaagtGGCCTGCAATCCCGATCAGGTTCTGTTGAGAGTTTTCATGTATGACTTGCCTCCTGATTTTCATTTTGGATTGCTGGGATGGAAGGGGAAACCCGGTGAAACTTGGCCAAATGTAAAAAATCCAGCTCAAATCCCACCTTATCCTGGTGGCTTAAATTTACAGCATAGTATAGAGTATTGGCTCACTCTTGATCTTCTATCCTCGGAAATCCCGGACATCGATAGACCATGCACTGCTATTAGAGTCAATAATTCAAGTCTAGCAGACATAATCTTTGTGcccttcttctcatctctcagTTACAACCGCCATTCTAAGCTTCATGGAAAGGATAAAATTAGTGTCAACAGAATGTTACAGAGTAAACTAGTACAGTATCTAACTGGTCGGGATGAATGGAAGCAGATGGGTGGGAAGGATCATATCATTGTGGCCCACCATCCAAATAGCATGTTGGATGCGAGAAAGGAATTGGGTTCTGCAATGTTTGTGCTTGCCGATTTTGGTAGATACCCAGCAGAAATAGCTAACCTTGAGAAAGATATAATTGCTCCATACAAGCATGTTGTGAGAACCATAAGGGGCGATGCATCTGCTCCATTCAGTAAGCGCCCTATACTGGCATATTTTCAAGGAGCGGTATACCGAAAAGAT GGAGGTGTGATTCGTCAAGAATTGTATTACCTTCTCAAAGATGAGAAGGGCGTGCATTTTGCATTTGGAAATGTTCAAAGGAATGGGATCCGCAAGGCGGGCCAAGGAATGGCTTCATCGAAATTCTGCTTGAATATTGCCGGTGACACCCCTTCCTCAAATCGCCTTTTTGATGCCATTGTGAATCATTGTGTTCCTGTGATAATCAGCGATGAGATTGAATTACCATTTGAAGATGTTTTGGACTATTCGGAGTTCTGCTTATTTGTCCATGCATCTGATGCTGTAAAGAAAGGTTACTTGCTAAATCTTCTTCATGGAATAAAAGAGGACAAATGGACCAAGATGTGGGAGAGACTGAAAGAAGTTGCACAACATTTTGAATTCCAATATCCATCCCAACCCGGTGATGCGGTAGATATGATTTGGCAAGCAGTCTCCAGGAAGATATCGTCAGGGCAGATCAAATTTCACAGAGAGAATAGATACCGCAGATCGCAACTGTTTAAGGGTAATTGA